The nucleotide sequence AAGGATAAGTACTTTTGGTTTCTTGGTCATGATGATGTTCCTTCTTTCGGGATTCAGATAGCGTCGATGACGCATTCAAGTCTTCCGCGCACCTCTTCGGCGATCGGCATAAGGGCGGAGTTGTCGACACGGGCCATGGCGACCGCCGGGTTGACGGCGGCAACCTCGACGCCATCATCGACGGCCTGGACAATAACGTTGCAGGGCAGCATCACGCCGATCTTGTCCTCGGCCGACAATGCCTTGTGCGCCAGCGTCGGGTTGCAAGCTCCGAGGATCCGGTAGGGGTGGAAATCCTCTCCCAGCTTGGCCTTCATCGTTGCTGATACATCAATATCGCTCAACACGCCAAAGCCTTCGTCGCCGAGCGCTTTGACGACTGCCTCGACGGTTGCGTCAAAGTCGAAACCCGGTAGAGTTTTGGCGATGTAATAGTGATTTGCCATGGTATGTTTCCTTGTTTCAGCACAGGGCCGTCTACATGGTTACAGCCCCATTGATTTCAGACAATCTGACGACAGACAGTTACTCATCGCTATTTGGAAAATGCCTGCGCGCATAAAGCCAAGCGATCAGATAGAACACCAGGTAGATCACCGGCACAAAGAAAATGAATTGAACGAGGTTCATGGCTTACCTTTCCGCCTGCTATTTTTGTGCTCCTTGCTTTCGGCAAACTGTGTCTCGAACAGAATACCACCGGCAGCGGCGAGCAGGACGATCATCATCGTGCCCAACATCCAGGCGAAGTACCAAGGCGCGCTGCCACTTGCTACGACGGCGATCAACAGGCATAAAACCGCCAGCCCAGTAAATGCCAGAAATTTCAAAAACCCCATTGGTTTTCCTCCATTTGCCCGCAGAATAAATCAGTAGGCTTCATCTTCTTCGGTCAGTGTCTCCATATCGGAGATTTGGCGCTTACCGCCCATCACGGCAAACGCCCAACTGGTATAGCAAATGATGGTGGGCACAAAGACCAGCGCAGCCACCAGCATCCAGCCCAAGGTCAGTTCGCTGGCAGTTGCGTTCCACACGGTCAGGCTTTGCGACGGGTTGATTGTTGACGGCATCATGAACGGGAACATCGAGACG is from Thioclava nitratireducens and encodes:
- a CDS encoding DUF302 domain-containing protein — its product is MANHYYIAKTLPGFDFDATVEAVVKALGDEGFGVLSDIDVSATMKAKLGEDFHPYRILGACNPTLAHKALSAEDKIGVMLPCNVIVQAVDDGVEVAAVNPAVAMARVDNSALMPIAEEVRGRLECVIDAI